A stretch of Imperialibacter roseus DNA encodes these proteins:
- a CDS encoding NUDIX hydrolase: MSEFLDKAAEKYHPGLSVDCVIFGFHENELKVLLLKMKHTSKWALPGGFVEKNEHIDLAAIRVLENRTGLKDIFLKQFYTFGDPDRHDHEMDLELFKQSGRDPVKDHWFLQRFITMGYYALIEFSKASPRPDDISDACEWKSVDELPDMILDHREIADKALDTLRFQINYQPIGHKLLPVKFTMPELQRLYETILGKELDRRNFQRKMLAYGILKDLGERRKGGAHKAPYLYSFDVKKYNAALKIGLKGSW; the protein is encoded by the coding sequence ATGTCGGAATTTCTGGATAAAGCTGCTGAAAAATACCACCCCGGTCTTTCGGTAGATTGTGTGATTTTTGGGTTTCATGAAAATGAATTAAAGGTGCTGCTGCTGAAAATGAAGCACACCTCCAAATGGGCCTTGCCCGGAGGTTTCGTAGAGAAGAATGAGCATATTGACCTGGCGGCTATTAGAGTGCTGGAGAACAGAACCGGGTTGAAGGATATCTTCCTAAAACAGTTCTACACGTTTGGGGATCCGGACAGGCATGATCACGAAATGGATCTTGAGCTTTTCAAACAAAGTGGCCGGGATCCGGTGAAGGATCACTGGTTTTTACAGCGATTCATTACCATGGGGTACTATGCCCTGATAGAATTTTCGAAGGCAAGTCCACGGCCTGATGATATTTCTGACGCCTGCGAATGGAAAAGCGTTGACGAGCTGCCAGACATGATACTTGATCACCGGGAGATAGCGGATAAAGCGCTGGATACGCTACGATTTCAGATCAACTACCAGCCTATTGGTCACAAGTTGCTTCCGGTCAAGTTTACCATGCCAGAGCTTCAGAGGTTGTATGAAACTATTTTAGGAAAAGAGCTGGATCGAAGAAATTTTCAACGTAAAATGCTCGCTTATGGCATTTTGAAAGATTTGGGCGAGAGAAGAAAAGGGGGTGCACACAAAGCGCCTTATCTCTATAGCTTTGATGTAAAGAAATACAACGCTGCCTTGAAAATTGGGTTGAAAGGGAGTTGGTAA
- a CDS encoding AAA family ATPase has protein sequence METSTTDLKREHQEKIKKVISEVGKVVVGQEYMINRLLIGLFTNGHILLEGVPGLAKTLTVNTLANVLHLDFKRIQFTPDLLPADLVGTMIYNQQKADFEVKKGPIFANIILADEVNRSPAKVQSALLEAMQEKQVTIGETTFYLDRPFLVLATQNPVEQEGTYPLPEAQVDRFMLKVNIEYPTKAEELEIMRRMANMSFNAKVDTVLSKEDIFAIRDEINQVSISESLEKYIVELVFATRTAADNGLKDFAGYIQFGASPRASINLNLAAKAIAFFDERDYVLPEDIKEIASDVLNHRILLNYEAEADGITTQQIVKELLNKVSIGK, from the coding sequence ATGGAAACATCGACAACAGATCTTAAAAGAGAGCACCAGGAGAAAATAAAGAAGGTAATAAGTGAGGTCGGAAAAGTAGTAGTCGGTCAGGAGTACATGATCAACAGGCTGTTGATTGGCCTGTTCACCAACGGCCACATCCTGCTCGAAGGTGTGCCCGGGCTGGCAAAAACCCTCACCGTGAACACGCTGGCCAATGTGTTGCATCTCGATTTTAAGAGGATACAATTTACGCCGGATTTGCTGCCCGCCGATTTGGTGGGTACGATGATATACAATCAGCAAAAGGCTGATTTTGAAGTGAAAAAGGGCCCCATTTTTGCCAACATTATCCTGGCCGATGAGGTGAACCGCTCGCCCGCCAAGGTGCAGTCGGCGCTACTGGAAGCCATGCAGGAAAAGCAGGTGACTATTGGGGAAACCACTTTTTACCTTGACAGGCCTTTCCTGGTGCTGGCCACACAGAACCCAGTGGAGCAGGAAGGCACATACCCGCTGCCAGAGGCGCAGGTCGACCGTTTCATGCTGAAAGTAAATATTGAATACCCTACCAAGGCCGAAGAGCTAGAGATTATGCGCAGAATGGCGAATATGAGCTTTAATGCCAAGGTGGATACGGTGCTTTCCAAAGAAGATATTTTTGCGATCCGTGATGAAATCAACCAGGTTTCTATTTCCGAGTCACTTGAAAAATATATTGTGGAGCTGGTCTTTGCCACAAGAACGGCGGCTGACAATGGTCTTAAAGACTTTGCCGGCTATATCCAATTTGGAGCTTCTCCCAGAGCTTCCATCAACCTGAACCTTGCGGCCAAGGCCATCGCTTTTTTTGATGAGAGAGATTATGTGTTACCGGAAGACATCAAGGAAATAGCCAGCGACGTGCTCAACCATCGTATTCTTCTTAACTATGAGGCGGAGGCTGATGGAATTACCACCCAGCAGATCGTTAAAGAATTGCTCAACAAAGTGTCTATAGGTAAATAA
- a CDS encoding carboxylesterase family protein, translating into MKKLVVLIILLTSFKAKSQDFSLFEKKEFVSEKGDVLPYRVLYPENYDKTKKYPLVLFLHGGGERGTDNEKQLVNGVKAFLEPENRSKFPCIVIAPQCPEDSYWASVKFERTKYPLELDFNYGYDITKGLQLAIGLTKSVMKSESVDSKRVYITGLSMGGMGSLEAVYRYPKMFAAIAAVCGGADLNAYSKKQARIPFWLFHGSVDGVIAVDNSRKLNEKLKEMGADVQYTEYPGVNHNSWENAYVEPGLFPWMFSKSR; encoded by the coding sequence ATGAAGAAATTAGTTGTGCTGATCATACTGCTCACATCATTTAAGGCAAAATCGCAGGACTTCTCCCTTTTTGAAAAAAAAGAGTTTGTGAGCGAAAAAGGCGACGTGCTGCCCTACCGGGTTTTGTATCCGGAAAACTATGACAAGACTAAAAAGTACCCTTTGGTGCTGTTTCTGCATGGAGGGGGAGAACGAGGCACTGATAATGAAAAGCAGCTGGTAAATGGTGTGAAAGCTTTTCTGGAGCCTGAAAACAGAAGCAAGTTTCCCTGTATTGTTATAGCACCGCAGTGCCCCGAGGATAGCTACTGGGCATCGGTAAAGTTTGAACGAACCAAGTATCCGTTGGAGCTTGATTTCAACTATGGCTACGACATCACCAAAGGTTTGCAACTGGCCATTGGCCTTACGAAAAGCGTGATGAAAAGTGAGTCTGTCGATAGCAAGCGTGTCTATATCACCGGGCTCTCCATGGGAGGCATGGGGTCGTTGGAGGCTGTGTATCGCTATCCAAAAATGTTCGCTGCCATTGCTGCCGTGTGCGGGGGTGCCGACCTCAATGCCTACTCGAAAAAGCAGGCAAGAATACCCTTTTGGCTCTTCCATGGCAGTGTGGATGGCGTGATTGCCGTTGACAATTCAAGGAAACTTAACGAAAAGCTGAAGGAGATGGGGGCCGATGTGCAGTACACAGAATATCCGGGTGTCAATCACAATAGCTGGGAAAATGCATATGTAGAGCCTGGCCTGTTTCCCTGGATGTTTTCAAAAAGCAGGTAG
- a CDS encoding DinB family protein, translating into MKKNFLLTLAFLAFVASSKCFAVDPAFLVKEWERAKAFTLEYLEAMPADKYGYKPTPEIRSFEQQLLHLADANFGFTAGITGTASPVERGGAEKSAGKSKEVTVKMVSDSYDFVINALKGMTAAQMAETVSLFGMDMTREVAFGKAFEHQTHHRGQTTPYIRLAGATPPNEKLF; encoded by the coding sequence ATGAAAAAGAATTTTTTATTAACGCTGGCTTTCCTGGCCTTCGTTGCCAGCAGCAAATGCTTTGCCGTTGACCCGGCCTTCCTTGTGAAAGAATGGGAAAGAGCCAAGGCCTTCACTTTAGAGTATCTGGAAGCGATGCCAGCTGACAAGTACGGCTACAAGCCTACACCTGAGATCAGGTCGTTCGAACAGCAGCTGCTGCATTTAGCAGACGCCAACTTCGGCTTTACAGCTGGAATCACCGGAACGGCTAGCCCTGTTGAAAGAGGAGGCGCCGAAAAATCAGCCGGGAAATCGAAAGAAGTCACCGTGAAAATGGTGTCGGACAGTTATGATTTCGTGATCAATGCGCTGAAAGGAATGACTGCGGCTCAGATGGCCGAAACGGTTAGTCTTTTTGGTATGGACATGACCCGGGAAGTTGCCTTCGGTAAAGCTTTTGAGCATCAAACGCATCACCGGGGTCAAACTACGCCATATATCAGGCTGGCTGGTGCTACTCCGCCGAACGAGAAGTTATTTTAA
- a CDS encoding sodium:solute symporter family protein, translating into MDYLSQHGLTLLLIAVYVGLIIYIGWHFQKRASQNVNEYYLANRKIPGWVVSLAFFSTFISTSTYIGQAGESFKYGLSWAYVALFWVVFCMISWLVMGPRMRSQSIRLKSVTVPDYFHLRYQSNLSKSIRVLSSFIILFATLWYMTGIAKGGANLLNTVLDVDYGLGAFILIFFTCGYTMAGGMYGVMWTDAIQGILMFLVAIIMLIIPFYFAGGYSPLMEKLANLQHVTPDGSPIGDGMMTFGGVASMYYIIAIGLTIGMKQVSDPKLIIRFYSIKDKASMKFAMTWTPIFLGISLICVMCVGALVHVMVSDEEAAYLINNTDEVVGVMFNKLNNPTVTGICMMGLFAAGMSSLASVTFIAGTSIVKDIWNIWKPMEEQKIVRRTKWAMLGYCVVVFLFTLYPPAGVVEMSSFAGSVFAASFFPTIFGGLYLRWGTDIGALSSMVAGMVVNVIWRFGIRFNFEGMEQVHEVFPAFVISFLVYVVASKLTSNRVPDKDHLKLVFS; encoded by the coding sequence ATGGACTACCTATCACAACACGGGCTCACGCTCCTTTTAATTGCGGTTTATGTAGGACTTATTATCTACATCGGCTGGCACTTTCAGAAGAGGGCTTCTCAAAATGTAAATGAGTATTATCTGGCCAACCGAAAAATCCCGGGTTGGGTAGTGTCCCTGGCCTTTTTCTCTACATTCATTAGCACCAGCACCTATATCGGTCAGGCAGGTGAGTCTTTCAAATACGGCCTTTCCTGGGCCTATGTAGCGCTGTTTTGGGTAGTATTTTGCATGATTTCCTGGCTGGTGATGGGGCCCAGAATGCGTAGTCAATCCATCCGGCTAAAGTCAGTAACGGTGCCGGATTATTTTCACCTGCGCTACCAAAGTAATCTCTCCAAGAGTATTCGGGTGCTCTCCTCCTTCATTATTCTTTTTGCCACGCTGTGGTACATGACTGGTATTGCCAAAGGTGGTGCCAATTTGCTCAATACCGTATTGGATGTCGACTATGGACTCGGTGCCTTTATCCTGATCTTCTTCACCTGTGGCTATACCATGGCAGGCGGCATGTACGGTGTGATGTGGACCGATGCCATCCAGGGGATCCTCATGTTCCTTGTGGCCATTATTATGCTGATTATCCCTTTCTACTTTGCAGGCGGTTATTCACCACTAATGGAGAAGCTCGCCAACCTCCAGCATGTAACGCCCGATGGCTCCCCAATTGGCGACGGCATGATGACGTTTGGGGGAGTAGCCAGCATGTACTATATTATTGCGATAGGCCTCACCATAGGCATGAAGCAGGTGTCCGACCCCAAGCTGATTATCCGGTTTTACTCCATCAAGGACAAAGCCAGCATGAAGTTTGCCATGACCTGGACGCCTATTTTCCTTGGTATTTCGCTGATTTGTGTGATGTGCGTGGGGGCTTTGGTGCATGTGATGGTGAGTGATGAAGAAGCTGCCTATCTCATCAATAATACGGATGAAGTTGTTGGCGTAATGTTCAACAAGCTCAATAACCCAACAGTAACTGGCATTTGTATGATGGGGCTTTTTGCTGCAGGCATGTCCTCGCTAGCCTCGGTCACGTTTATCGCAGGCACGTCTATCGTTAAAGACATTTGGAATATCTGGAAGCCGATGGAGGAACAAAAGATTGTGAGACGCACGAAGTGGGCCATGCTCGGCTATTGCGTAGTGGTGTTCCTTTTCACACTCTATCCTCCGGCGGGCGTGGTAGAAATGTCTTCCTTTGCAGGATCAGTCTTCGCTGCCAGTTTTTTTCCAACCATCTTTGGAGGCCTTTACCTGCGCTGGGGCACCGACATCGGAGCGCTATCCAGCATGGTGGCTGGTATGGTGGTGAATGTGATCTGGCGCTTCGGAATCCGGTTCAATTTTGAAGGCATGGAGCAGGTGCATGAGGTCTTTCCGGCTTTTGTTATTTCCTTTTTGGTGTACGTGGTGGCTAGTAAATTGACTTCAAATAGGGTACCTGACAAAGACCATCTGAAATTAGTTTTCAGCTAG
- a CDS encoding cation:proton antiporter domain-containing protein, producing the protein MQIPILTEIVIILGISVVMILIFNRFKLPSILGLLATGMVAGPHGMGLIQASHEVEMLSEIGVIFLLFVIGVEFSFKHLTSIRKTVFVGGTVQVAGTILVTFGIVYMFGLSFKESIFAGFLVSLSSTAIVLKLLQEKGEINTPHGRIALGILIFQDIIVVPMILFTPIIAGKTGNIGETILILLLKVVAVVGLVLIMARYIVPKLLFRVAQAKSRELFILTIIVICFATAWLTSSIGLSLALGAFFAGLIISESDYSHQATANILPFREIFISFFFVSIGMLLDLKFLFDHLSVILLLTFLTLLGKALIAGFGAVLLRYPFRTVILSGLMLCQVGEFAFLLSATGIENQILSPLTYQYFLSVSLITMGLTPFILSYASKITDVVHSKTPNPLVRKIQALSSDVEAEEPDEHELKDHLVIIGYGINGKNVAKAARKAAISYAIVEMNPATVKQEKERGEPIIYGDASDDVILRHVQIQSARVVVIAISDPSSTKRIVAKIREFSNTVHIIVRTRYINEIEESKKLGADEVIPEEFETSIEIFTRVLRHYLVPLNEIEAFTQEVRSGSYEMLRSPLMRTEQAAKNLSIQDLEMACVVLEREDRSIVGKSIAESRIKSRYNLFILAIQRGQELLTDIDGDTEIRLDDRLYVFGKPVNILKLNQKVKV; encoded by the coding sequence ATGCAGATACCGATTCTTACTGAAATAGTCATCATCCTTGGCATTTCGGTGGTGATGATTCTCATCTTCAACCGCTTCAAGCTGCCTTCCATTTTAGGTCTTTTAGCTACCGGCATGGTGGCCGGACCACATGGCATGGGGCTCATTCAGGCCTCTCACGAAGTGGAGATGCTGTCGGAGATTGGTGTGATTTTCCTGCTTTTTGTCATTGGTGTAGAGTTTTCTTTCAAACATTTAACATCTATAAGGAAAACAGTATTTGTCGGCGGAACCGTGCAGGTGGCTGGCACCATTTTGGTCACATTTGGCATTGTTTACATGTTTGGGCTGTCGTTCAAGGAGTCGATTTTTGCAGGCTTTCTCGTATCGTTAAGCTCCACCGCCATCGTGCTAAAGCTGCTGCAGGAAAAAGGCGAGATCAATACCCCTCACGGCCGCATTGCCCTGGGCATTCTGATTTTTCAGGACATCATTGTCGTTCCGATGATACTTTTTACCCCTATCATCGCCGGTAAAACCGGAAATATTGGCGAAACCATTCTCATTTTGCTGCTTAAAGTGGTTGCGGTAGTCGGGCTGGTGCTAATCATGGCTCGCTATATTGTTCCAAAACTGCTTTTCAGGGTGGCCCAGGCAAAAAGTCGTGAGCTCTTTATTCTGACGATAATTGTCATCTGCTTTGCTACAGCCTGGCTTACGTCCTCCATTGGTCTGTCGCTGGCCCTGGGTGCATTCTTTGCTGGCCTCATCATTTCCGAATCAGACTACAGTCATCAAGCCACTGCCAATATTCTGCCTTTCAGGGAAATATTTATCAGCTTCTTTTTTGTGTCGATCGGAATGCTACTCGATCTCAAATTCCTTTTTGACCACCTTAGCGTCATTTTACTATTAACCTTTCTAACACTTTTAGGAAAAGCGCTGATTGCAGGCTTCGGAGCGGTGCTGCTCAGGTATCCCTTCCGAACGGTTATTCTTTCCGGTCTCATGCTCTGTCAGGTAGGAGAATTTGCCTTCCTGTTGTCGGCAACAGGTATCGAAAACCAAATTCTCAGCCCATTGACGTATCAATATTTTCTCAGTGTGTCGCTGATCACCATGGGACTTACGCCATTCATTCTCAGTTACGCTTCCAAAATTACCGATGTGGTGCATAGCAAAACGCCGAACCCGCTGGTAAGAAAGATTCAGGCACTGTCGTCGGATGTTGAAGCAGAAGAGCCCGACGAGCATGAACTGAAGGATCATCTGGTGATCATTGGGTACGGTATCAACGGAAAAAATGTAGCGAAAGCAGCAAGAAAGGCCGCTATTTCTTACGCCATCGTTGAAATGAACCCGGCCACTGTTAAACAGGAGAAAGAAAGAGGGGAGCCGATAATATATGGAGACGCCAGTGATGATGTGATTTTAAGGCACGTCCAGATTCAGTCAGCCCGGGTGGTGGTCATCGCCATATCGGATCCTTCTTCTACCAAACGAATAGTCGCTAAGATCAGAGAGTTCTCCAACACGGTGCATATCATTGTTCGCACCCGCTACATCAACGAAATTGAAGAGTCGAAAAAGCTTGGAGCTGACGAGGTTATTCCGGAGGAATTTGAAACCTCCATTGAAATTTTTACCCGGGTACTTAGGCACTACCTGGTTCCGCTAAATGAGATAGAGGCCTTTACGCAGGAGGTTCGCTCAGGCAGCTATGAAATGCTCCGCAGCCCGCTGATGAGAACCGAGCAGGCAGCAAAAAATCTCAGCATTCAGGACCTGGAGATGGCATGTGTTGTATTGGAACGGGAGGATAGATCAATCGTTGGAAAAAGCATTGCAGAATCGAGAATAAAAAGCCGCTACAACCTCTTCATACTGGCCATCCAAAGAGGGCAAGAGCTGCTTACCGACATAGACGGAGACACGGAAATCAGGCTCGACGACAGGCTGTATGTGTTTGGTAAACCCGTTAACATCCTGAAGCTCAATCAGAAGGTAAAGGTATGA
- a CDS encoding acyl-CoA synthetase, whose product MLQLFQKAKIYAQKTAIVSNGGSYTYQQLLFASQQLAALLLDRTSDLKEQRIAFLVEPGFDYVRVQWGIWQAGGIAVPLCITHPLPSLQYVIEDTEASAIVVSPSFREVLQGYAEDKTIRFVVLEPENDRKSAELPEIDKSRRAMILYTSGTTNLPKGVVTTHANLEAQISTLVAAWGWTSADHTLCILPLHHVHGIINVVSCALWSGAVCEFLPSFSAEKVFELFAASRLNVFMAVPTIYFKLIAHFESLDEGEQQRLTAAMKRFRLMVSGSAALPVSVMEKWETISGHRLLERYGMTEIGMAISNPYVGERKAGFIGLPLPGVSIRLADEANIKLADTSEPGEIQVKGANVFKEYWRKPEATTTSFTTDGWFKTGDIAEVEHGYYKILGRNSVDIIKSGGYKISALEIEEVLRSHPAVSDCAVVGLPDEEWGETVAAAIVGDASLDTEELTPWLKARMPGYRVPRKYLSLSELPRNAMGKVTKNDVKKLFNT is encoded by the coding sequence ATGCTACAACTCTTTCAAAAGGCTAAAATTTACGCTCAGAAAACTGCCATTGTATCAAATGGCGGCTCCTACACTTACCAACAGCTTCTTTTTGCTTCTCAGCAGCTTGCCGCTCTCCTTCTGGATAGGACTTCTGATTTAAAGGAACAGCGAATTGCCTTTCTTGTGGAACCCGGTTTTGACTACGTCAGGGTGCAATGGGGTATTTGGCAGGCGGGAGGCATTGCGGTGCCACTTTGTATCACACATCCGCTTCCTTCCCTTCAATACGTCATTGAAGACACCGAGGCCTCGGCTATCGTGGTGTCGCCTTCCTTCAGAGAGGTTTTGCAAGGCTATGCAGAAGATAAAACCATTAGGTTCGTAGTGCTGGAACCTGAGAACGATCGCAAGTCAGCAGAACTACCTGAGATTGACAAGTCTCGCCGGGCGATGATTCTGTATACCAGTGGCACCACCAACCTACCCAAAGGGGTGGTAACAACGCATGCCAATCTGGAAGCGCAAATTTCAACGCTCGTGGCCGCCTGGGGCTGGACTTCTGCTGATCACACGTTATGCATTCTGCCACTGCACCACGTGCACGGCATCATCAACGTAGTCAGCTGCGCTTTATGGTCAGGGGCGGTCTGTGAGTTCTTGCCCTCTTTTTCTGCGGAAAAGGTGTTCGAACTATTTGCAGCCAGCAGGCTCAATGTGTTCATGGCAGTGCCCACTATCTATTTCAAGCTCATTGCCCATTTTGAAAGCCTTGATGAAGGTGAACAGCAACGACTCACCGCCGCTATGAAAAGGTTTCGGCTTATGGTGTCGGGCTCTGCCGCCTTGCCAGTTTCGGTAATGGAGAAATGGGAAACAATAAGCGGACACCGCCTGCTGGAGCGCTACGGCATGACCGAGATAGGCATGGCCATCAGCAATCCCTATGTGGGCGAAAGAAAAGCGGGATTTATTGGACTACCGCTGCCAGGCGTCAGTATCAGGTTGGCTGACGAGGCAAACATTAAACTGGCAGATACTTCTGAGCCCGGGGAAATTCAGGTAAAGGGAGCAAATGTCTTCAAAGAATATTGGCGAAAGCCCGAGGCTACGACCACATCTTTCACCACGGATGGTTGGTTCAAAACAGGCGATATTGCCGAGGTTGAACATGGCTACTACAAAATTCTTGGCAGGAATTCAGTGGATATCATTAAATCGGGCGGATACAAAATATCGGCCCTGGAAATTGAAGAAGTCCTCAGAAGCCATCCGGCCGTCAGCGATTGCGCCGTAGTTGGCCTTCCCGATGAAGAATGGGGGGAAACAGTGGCTGCGGCCATTGTTGGCGATGCCTCGCTCGACACTGAAGAGCTCACCCCCTGGCTCAAAGCCCGCATGCCGGGCTACCGGGTACCGAGAAAATACCTGTCACTTTCAGAGCTTCCCCGAAATGCGATGGGCAAAGTGACAAAAAACGACGTGAAAAAGCTTTTCAACACCTAA
- a CDS encoding GIN domain-containing protein, which translates to MKLLSAFFIGVSLLSAAPSMSQSNDYVAHERDFGHYTSLVVDVQANIEVDASQPSHGTLVVSEADFENLKWELLGETLIISAKEGKSVAGPINLKLGSPNLARIESTQESIIYMHHVNGQSLSLDLLKGTVKLEGKVENLHVMAEKGRLYGSGLESKSAEVRIWDEGSVVIHATESLEIEATNNGRVIYNGSPSKVIKNTGSGGVIMSEEAVQQQREVEYVNFGV; encoded by the coding sequence ATGAAACTACTCTCAGCCTTTTTTATTGGCGTTAGCCTTCTGAGTGCTGCACCATCAATGTCGCAGTCAAACGATTATGTAGCTCATGAAAGGGACTTTGGCCACTACACCTCCCTGGTTGTCGATGTTCAGGCCAATATTGAGGTGGATGCCAGCCAGCCTTCTCATGGAACTTTGGTGGTGTCAGAGGCTGATTTTGAAAACCTAAAATGGGAGCTGCTGGGAGAAACATTGATTATTTCTGCGAAGGAAGGCAAGTCTGTGGCTGGCCCGATTAATTTGAAGCTCGGTTCCCCTAACCTGGCACGTATCGAGTCGACACAGGAGTCAATCATCTATATGCATCACGTAAACGGACAAAGCTTGAGCCTGGATTTACTCAAGGGTACTGTAAAGCTTGAAGGTAAAGTGGAAAACCTGCATGTGATGGCCGAGAAGGGCAGACTGTATGGGTCAGGGCTTGAGTCAAAGAGTGCAGAAGTGAGGATTTGGGATGAAGGATCGGTCGTCATACATGCAACCGAGTCGCTGGAGATAGAAGCAACTAACAATGGGAGAGTTATTTACAACGGCTCTCCGTCCAAAGTGATCAAGAACACAGGCAGTGGTGGTGTGATCATGTCAGAAGAGGCGGTGCAGCAGCAGCGGGAAGTTGAGTATGTGAATTTTGGGGTTTAG
- a CDS encoding GNAT family N-acetyltransferase, with protein MRKNISFKRVGTDQAETLLDIAELTFRVGFQHLNDPEDFEAYMAEAFSLQQTKKELGTEGSEFYFAIMGEEVVGYIKLNHGAAQTDIATEPGIELQRIYVMPEHQGKGIGQQLLDFAIGTGKERQFPYLWLGVWEKNDGAIRFYKRHGFQQFGSHTFMLGNDPQTDLLMKLPLG; from the coding sequence ATGCGTAAAAATATTTCATTCAAAAGAGTCGGAACCGACCAGGCAGAAACCCTGCTTGACATAGCGGAGCTTACCTTTCGGGTGGGCTTCCAGCACCTCAACGACCCGGAGGATTTCGAAGCCTATATGGCAGAGGCCTTTTCGCTGCAGCAAACGAAAAAGGAACTGGGTACCGAGGGGTCGGAGTTTTACTTTGCCATCATGGGAGAGGAAGTTGTCGGTTATATCAAGCTGAATCATGGCGCAGCGCAAACGGACATCGCTACAGAGCCAGGCATCGAACTGCAGCGCATTTATGTAATGCCGGAGCATCAGGGGAAAGGAATAGGGCAACAGCTACTGGACTTTGCCATCGGTACTGGCAAAGAAAGGCAATTCCCTTACCTCTGGCTGGGCGTGTGGGAGAAAAATGATGGTGCCATCCGGTTTTACAAACGGCATGGCTTCCAGCAATTCGGTAGTCACACCTTTATGCTGGGCAACGACCCACAAACCGACCTTCTGATGAAGCTGCCATTGGGTTAA